In a single window of the Colius striatus isolate bColStr4 chromosome 21, bColStr4.1.hap1, whole genome shotgun sequence genome:
- the LOC104561278 gene encoding transcription factor HES-5 has product MAPSALSLEILTPKEKNRLRKPIVEKLRRDRINSSIEQLKLLLEKEFQRHQPNSKLEKADILEMTVSYLKYSRAFAASAKSLRQDFCEGYAWCLKEALQFLSLHSANTETRMKLICHFQRSQAAPTDSGPSSAPSSTQQPSAKQAVLKPPCSLWRPW; this is encoded by the exons ATGGCACCCAGTGCCCTCTCCCTGGAAATCCTAACGCCCAAAGAGAAGAACAGA CTCAGGAAACCCATTGTAGAGAAACTGCGCCGCGACCGCATCAACAGCAGCATCGAGCAGCTGAAGCTGCTCCTGGAGAAGGAATTCCAGAGGCACCAGCCCAACTCCAAGCTGGAGAAAGCCGACATCCTGGAGATGACCGTGAGCTACCTGAAATACAGCCGAG CTTTTGCAGCGTCTGCCAAGAGCCTACGGCAGGATTTCTGCGAAGGGTACGCCTGGTGCCTCAAGGAAGCTCTGCAATTCCTGTCTCTCCATtcagcaaacacagagacacGGATGAAGCTCATCTGCCACTTCCAGAGGTCACAGGCAGCACCCACGGACTCTGGTCCTTCTTCTGCACCCAGCTCCACACAGCAGCCCTCTGCAAAACAAGCAGTGCTGAAacccccctgcagcctctggaggcCTTGGTAG